A single genomic interval of Oncorhynchus tshawytscha isolate Ot180627B linkage group LG15, Otsh_v2.0, whole genome shotgun sequence harbors:
- the LOC112214744 gene encoding major centromere autoantigen B: MTNSDPEMKDQTTSSFVVLTVFFILVTLVVVLVVLYMWLNRQTNGQYTVHQLVLGEGGARDRVRGGVQVLEVWFRRRLWPLSEDEETVGEEEQRDKEEDVERVSEGGESKGEGKKEEGDEREGRVDDSSDEYSSEEDCGLTESVKVMDEKKERRECEGKREENMEENGDSKGDEGAVGGEESGQGGLLIHLHQSSGSAIWSEDYEGGKDNNHVTAL; encoded by the coding sequence ATGACTAATTCCGATCCAGAAATGAAAGACCAAACCACATCCTCCTTTGTCGTCTTGACTGTCTTCTTCATCCTGGTCACCCTCGTTGTCGTCCTGGTCGTCCTGTACATGTGGCTAAACCGCCAGACTAATGGCCAGTACACAGTCCACCAACTGGTCCTTGGGGAGGGTGGGGCCAGGGACCGGGTGAGGGGTGGGGTCCAAGTCCTAGAGGTGTGGTTCAGGCGTCGCCTTTGGCCTCTCAGTGAGGATGAGGAGACtgtaggagaggaggaacagagagacaaagaggaggatgtagagagagtgagtgagggaggggaaagcaagggggaggggaagaaggaggagggggatgagagggagggccGAGTGGATGACTCTTCGGATGAGTACTCCAGTGAGGAGGACTGTGGCCTGACGGAGAGTGTGAAGGTCATGGacgagaagaaggagaggagagagtgtgaggggaAGCGAGAGGAGAATATGGAAGAAAATGGGGATAGCAAAGGTGATGAGGGAGCAGTGGGAGGAGAAGAAAGTGGACAGGGAGGTTTGCTGATACACCTGCATCAGTCCTCTGGTAGTGCTATCTGGTCTGAAGATTATGAGGGAGGCAAAGACAACAATCATGTGACTGCATTGTGA